In Brachyspira sp. SAP_772, the genomic window ATAGTAGTAGGAGGTACTATAGTTGGTTCTCCTAATACAGCATTGTTTCTTTCTATTACTGCTTTGTCTTTTAAATCAATAATTTCTCTTTGAACRTTTTGTTCTGCATAAACTCTTTTATAAATATCAGCTATATATGGAGCTGTTTGAGTATTATATTCTGTGATACCATATTGAGCTAATTGTAATTGGTCTTTTGCTTGRTCAAAGAATGCTTTAGCTTGCTCTGGAGTTGGAGCTGGTACATTGCTTGCTGCTTGTTCTATTAATTTTTGATAATAGTACTGAGCTTTAATATTTCTGATAGTAGCATCTATTGTAGATTTAGCTTCTTCTGTTTCAAAGAATTTATCTGTTTCTGCTTTTTTTAGCAAAAGTATTTGGTTAATTAAATC contains:
- a CDS encoding SurA N-terminal domain-containing protein yields the protein MYIKKVFLSLIVLSIFFVSCSNTKTTNSSDSLAYLQGGEGEWVLKVDDFTINQTNFNKDYKVFLNSMKAQGATPEQIAMIESDNRYKQNYAEDLINQILLLKKAETDKFFETEEAKSTIDATIRNIKAQYYYQKLIEQAASNVPAPTPEQAKAFFDQAKDQLQLAQYGITEYNTQTAPYIADIYKRVYAEQNVQREIIDLKDKAVIERNNAVLGEPTIVPPTT